From one Candidatus Methanoplasma termitum genomic stretch:
- a CDS encoding ABC transporter ATP-binding protein: MFKSILKYLTKKEWGLIVIIGIINVIQVWLNLKIPEYMGIITRYITNSSYITPGDPLFIGKDEVMNQVYSYGELMILCSIGSLITTIVICYIASRVASRLSQDCRSRMFNRVDSFSMGDINKFSIASLITRSTNDVTQVQMIFTFGLQLIIYAPMLAIGALFKITVANYEWTLATSMAMLLLVVMFVIVMKAVIPKFKKMQTLTDNVNDRARENLMGLPVVRAYNAEKYQEEKFERANDELVKTQLYTTHGMAVMFPFIMVIMNCLMLAIYWIGAIIIGRINPADFASMQDYGEAVGASIGNMIVFSSYAMQIMMAVMMLLILFIMLPRAQVAGRRIYEVIETEPSIKDGGVVEPDTGLKGTIEFKNVSFKYPGASDYVLKDISFSAKQGETIAFIGSIGSGKTTLVNLVPRFYDVSEGSVLVDGVDVRNYKLESLYNKIGYIPQKSVLFTGTVTSNVAFGENGKEQATEEDVKTAVRIAQGQDFVENMKDGYDSEIVRGGANLSGGQKQRVSIARAVCRKPEIYIFDDSFSALDYKTDRALRTALKKETRGVTSMIIAQRIGTIMDADKIVVLDEGKVMGIGKHRELLSTCSIYKEIAMSQLSEEELAI, translated from the coding sequence ATGTTCAAAAGTATATTAAAATACCTAACGAAAAAAGAATGGGGCTTGATAGTGATAATCGGCATTATCAATGTAATTCAGGTCTGGCTCAATCTTAAGATTCCTGAATACATGGGCATAATAACACGATATATCACTAATTCCAGCTATATTACGCCCGGAGACCCTCTCTTTATTGGGAAGGATGAGGTAATGAACCAGGTCTATTCCTATGGAGAATTAATGATCCTTTGTTCAATAGGGAGCTTGATCACAACTATTGTGATCTGCTACATCGCATCAAGAGTGGCCTCAAGATTGTCGCAGGATTGCAGAAGCCGCATGTTCAACAGAGTGGACTCTTTCTCGATGGGAGACATCAATAAGTTCTCCATCGCAAGTCTGATCACACGTTCAACAAATGATGTCACACAAGTACAGATGATATTCACCTTTGGATTGCAGCTTATAATTTACGCACCAATGCTGGCAATAGGGGCCTTGTTCAAGATCACGGTCGCTAATTACGAATGGACGCTTGCGACAAGCATGGCTATGCTTCTGCTCGTTGTAATGTTCGTCATTGTCATGAAGGCGGTGATTCCGAAGTTCAAAAAGATGCAGACCCTTACAGATAATGTCAATGACCGGGCGAGGGAGAACTTGATGGGACTTCCCGTTGTGCGCGCCTATAATGCAGAGAAATATCAGGAAGAAAAATTTGAGAGAGCGAATGACGAGCTTGTGAAGACCCAACTATACACTACACACGGCATGGCGGTGATGTTCCCGTTCATAATGGTTATCATGAACTGCCTGATGCTGGCCATTTATTGGATAGGTGCGATAATCATCGGCAGAATCAACCCCGCGGATTTTGCGTCTATGCAAGACTACGGAGAGGCTGTCGGCGCATCTATTGGCAACATGATAGTGTTCTCGTCTTACGCCATGCAGATAATGATGGCAGTAATGATGCTCCTTATTCTTTTCATAATGTTGCCCAGAGCACAGGTGGCTGGAAGGCGTATCTATGAGGTCATCGAAACAGAACCTTCTATCAAAGATGGAGGTGTTGTTGAGCCGGATACCGGTCTGAAGGGCACTATCGAATTCAAAAATGTAAGCTTCAAATATCCGGGGGCGTCTGATTACGTTCTGAAGGACATAAGCTTCTCTGCCAAGCAAGGAGAAACCATTGCGTTTATCGGTTCTATAGGGAGTGGAAAGACCACCTTGGTCAATCTTGTCCCCAGATTCTATGATGTGAGTGAGGGTTCGGTCCTTGTTGACGGAGTGGATGTTCGAAACTATAAATTGGAATCACTTTACAACAAGATCGGATACATTCCCCAAAAAAGTGTACTGTTCACTGGAACAGTCACATCCAATGTGGCATTCGGTGAGAATGGAAAAGAGCAGGCAACCGAAGAGGATGTGAAGACGGCCGTCAGGATCGCTCAGGGACAGGACTTTGTCGAAAACATGAAGGACGGTTATGACTCCGAGATCGTACGCGGAGGTGCGAACCTTTCAGGCGGCCAGAAACAACGTGTTTCGATCGCGAGAGCGGTTTGCAGAAAGCCGGAGATATATATCTTTGACGACAGTTTCTCTGCTCTCGATTACAAGACCGACCGCGCCCTAAGAACGGCATTAAAAAAGGAAACAAGGGGTGTGACGAGCATGATCATCGCTCAACGCATCGGTACCATAATGGATGCGGATAAGATCGTTGTGCTTGATGAAGGCAAGGTTATGGGGATTGGGAAACACAGAGAACTTCTGTCGACCTGTAGCATTTACAAAGAGATTGCTATGTCTCAACTAAGCGAGGAGGAGTTGGCAATATGA
- the ftsY gene encoding signal recognition particle-docking protein FtsY, with amino-acid sequence MFDSLKSKLKGLGKSASKLDSEKIYEETPKKKDKIIEEEPPDEEEELHADEVDVPDEDLDDDAFFEKLENDYLEERAKESGSTYTPIKTTPSNPAKSEKPQPKKEEKAKVAPKVDDSAEKKRAAAEEKERLAAKKKAEEEAAAEEKRLAKAAEKEKSSAKKKAKEDAEAEKKRLAASAEEERLAAKKKAKEDAEAAERERLAAQKRAEEEAAAEKKRVAAEMAALEAEKARPAKEKEKPAAEPKKPEAVEEKPISRKEWLKRNKQNPAETREKKVYPAGEMVGDSGKRIKDDPLDDLLDELEVILLESDVAYPVVQDIILGVRDNLINKKYGRQYTLEEVVETAVKESVRRVLKINEFDFDRWFEEQPKPVVIMFVGINGTGKTTTIAKIAKRLLDHERSVVLAACDTFRAGAIEQLSIHADRLNVKIVKHQQDADPSAVAYDAIEHAKSKRKDAVLIDTAGRMQTNNNLIDEMKKIARISKPALKVFVGDALAGNDAIEQAKVFDAAIGIDAIVLTKIDTDAKGGAALSIAHTIGKPIAFVSNGQEYKDLQVFDSNWMLERLFEE; translated from the coding sequence ATGTTCGATTCTCTGAAATCCAAGCTCAAAGGTCTGGGCAAATCAGCTTCGAAGTTGGACTCCGAGAAGATCTATGAAGAAACTCCGAAAAAGAAGGATAAAATTATTGAGGAGGAGCCCCCCGATGAAGAAGAAGAACTCCATGCCGATGAAGTTGATGTTCCCGATGAGGACCTCGACGACGATGCCTTCTTCGAAAAATTGGAAAATGATTATCTTGAGGAGCGGGCAAAGGAATCCGGTTCCACTTATACTCCGATAAAGACGACCCCCTCAAACCCTGCAAAGTCCGAAAAACCTCAGCCAAAGAAAGAAGAGAAGGCAAAAGTAGCACCAAAGGTCGACGACTCTGCCGAGAAAAAAAGAGCGGCGGCAGAGGAGAAAGAAAGGTTGGCAGCCAAGAAAAAGGCGGAGGAAGAGGCCGCTGCAGAAGAGAAGAGACTTGCCAAGGCGGCGGAAAAAGAGAAGTCGTCAGCCAAGAAAAAGGCAAAGGAAGATGCCGAAGCCGAGAAGAAAAGACTTGCCGCATCTGCGGAAGAAGAAAGATTAGCCGCCAAGAAAAAGGCAAAGGAAGATGCCGAAGCGGCTGAGAGAGAAAGGTTAGCGGCCCAGAAAAGGGCGGAGGAAGAGGCCGCGGCAGAGAAGAAGAGAGTTGCCGCAGAGATGGCTGCCCTTGAGGCAGAAAAGGCCAGACCGGCTAAAGAGAAGGAGAAACCCGCCGCAGAACCAAAGAAGCCTGAGGCAGTTGAAGAAAAACCGATCTCGAGGAAAGAGTGGCTCAAACGCAATAAACAGAACCCCGCCGAGACCAGAGAGAAGAAAGTCTATCCTGCGGGAGAGATGGTCGGCGACTCGGGTAAAAGGATCAAAGATGACCCACTTGATGACCTCCTCGATGAATTAGAGGTCATACTTCTGGAATCCGATGTCGCTTATCCAGTCGTACAGGACATAATTCTCGGCGTAAGGGACAACCTGATCAACAAAAAATACGGAAGACAGTACACTCTCGAAGAGGTCGTCGAGACGGCCGTAAAAGAATCCGTAAGGAGGGTTCTGAAGATCAACGAGTTCGACTTTGACAGATGGTTCGAAGAACAGCCTAAACCCGTCGTGATAATGTTCGTCGGAATAAACGGGACTGGGAAAACAACAACTATCGCGAAGATCGCGAAAAGGCTGCTGGATCATGAGAGAAGCGTCGTTCTCGCAGCGTGCGACACTTTCAGGGCGGGGGCGATCGAACAACTGAGCATACACGCCGACAGACTCAATGTGAAGATCGTTAAGCATCAGCAGGATGCGGACCCGTCGGCGGTCGCATACGATGCGATAGAGCACGCCAAATCCAAGAGGAAAGATGCGGTCCTCATTGACACCGCCGGCCGCATGCAGACCAACAACAACCTCATTGACGAGATGAAAAAGATCGCAAGGATCTCAAAGCCGGCGTTGAAAGTATTCGTCGGGGATGCTTTGGCGGGCAACGATGCTATCGAACAGGCTAAGGTGTTCGATGCTGCGATCGGGATCGATGCGATAGTCCTTACAAAGATCGATACCGATGCAAAAGGCGGTGCGGCGCTTTCTATCGCACATACCATCGGAAAACCGATCGCCTTCGTATCAAACGGACAGGAATATAAGGACCTTCAGGTCTTCGATTCAAATTGGATGCTTGAGCGTCTTTTTGAAGAATAA
- a CDS encoding M20 family metallo-hydrolase — MELERILAKIERSRDDMVRVMSEMIRIPAIAPENGGTGEGKRADMLTKYLEGYDSVIRIDAQDDFDPNVMRPNILAKKNGKGKGTVWIIAHTDTVPVGDFNDWETDPFDPVVKDGKIYGRGTEDNGQAVISSLFASKFIPKEMLSKRSIGIAYVADEEMSSKMGIDYLIKKGCFSKDDVFIVPDWGSPDGDLVDVAEKNLIWLQFNVTGKSTHGSTPDKGINAFRVGNVFLTDLLARFEKEFPNENGMFIPKMSTFEPTKCSSTVMNVNTIPGNFEFSLDIRALPEYKQDDILAVAKRVAKEHEKKTGAKIEIIELQRHTAGGASSTEGEVFEALMDSVESVIGIRPRPVGVGGATCANFFRKEGYDAYVWQNGGGTLHGPNEYVVIDNIVIDAKVFATLFFKLCV, encoded by the coding sequence ATGGAACTGGAGCGGATCCTTGCTAAGATCGAAAGGTCTCGGGATGACATGGTGCGGGTGATGTCAGAGATGATCCGCATTCCTGCAATTGCTCCGGAGAATGGCGGAACGGGCGAAGGCAAAAGGGCAGACATGTTGACCAAATATCTGGAAGGGTACGACAGTGTCATAAGGATCGACGCACAGGATGATTTCGACCCCAACGTCATGAGGCCGAACATACTCGCAAAAAAGAATGGTAAAGGTAAAGGGACCGTTTGGATCATCGCTCACACAGACACCGTGCCGGTAGGCGATTTTAATGATTGGGAGACAGATCCGTTCGACCCGGTAGTAAAGGACGGAAAGATATATGGGCGCGGGACGGAGGACAATGGTCAGGCAGTGATCTCGTCGCTGTTCGCTTCCAAGTTCATTCCGAAAGAGATGCTGTCAAAGAGATCCATAGGCATAGCATATGTTGCCGACGAAGAGATGTCCAGCAAGATGGGCATAGACTATCTGATCAAAAAAGGATGCTTCTCCAAAGATGATGTTTTCATAGTGCCGGACTGGGGAAGCCCAGACGGAGATCTTGTCGATGTGGCCGAGAAGAATCTTATATGGCTACAGTTCAACGTCACAGGCAAGTCCACGCACGGATCGACCCCGGACAAGGGCATAAACGCGTTCAGAGTGGGGAACGTATTCCTTACGGACCTGCTCGCAAGGTTCGAAAAAGAATTTCCGAATGAGAACGGCATGTTCATTCCGAAGATGTCCACATTCGAGCCGACCAAATGCAGCAGCACCGTGATGAATGTGAACACGATACCGGGCAACTTCGAGTTCTCATTGGATATCAGGGCCCTCCCGGAATACAAGCAGGACGACATCCTCGCCGTCGCAAAACGTGTCGCAAAGGAACACGAGAAAAAGACCGGGGCGAAGATAGAGATAATCGAACTGCAGAGGCACACCGCAGGCGGCGCATCATCTACAGAGGGGGAGGTGTTCGAAGCCCTTATGGACTCCGTAGAATCGGTCATCGGAATAAGGCCGAGGCCGGTCGGTGTCGGAGGGGCGACATGCGCTAATTTCTTTAGAAAAGAAGGGTACGACGCATATGTATGGCAGAACGGAGGCGGGACACTTCACGGGCCGAACGAGTATGTTGTCATTGACAATATAGTGATAGATGCGAAGGTCTTTGCAACGCTGTTCTTTAAACTCTGTGTTTGA
- a CDS encoding ABC transporter ATP-binding protein, which yields MSDERPINNSNRGPGRNRVTEKPKDFKGTWVKLIRYGKNFLPLIIIVMAVVCVSTALQVISPIYLGDMATAISDIINLHSPNFLKPLDMDYIVGIGMLLIFMFAFVAMFNFTQGWILATVTQKISKQMRTDVSKKINRLPFRFFHKTSYGDVMSYLTNDIDTIGMTLNQSLSGLFTSVALLVGSVIAMLFTNWIMAATAILSSLAGFALMAVIIKRSQRYFAAQQRDLGNVNGHVEEAYTGHTIIKAYNNSKAFRQKFEDINNKLYVSGWKSQFFSGLTFPLMSFVGNFGYVMVSIVGAVLVVNGSIPFGTIVTFMIFVRLFTQPLAQLAQAVTTLQRTAAASERVFTFLEVEEMEDESQKVKRLTGVKGHVEFKNVKFGYVPEKTVIHNFSADVKAGQKIAIVGPTGAGKTTLVNLLMRFYEVDGGEILIDGVPTSEVPREDVHNQFGMVLQDTWLFEGTIKENIIYSEKNITDEQVENACKTVGLDHFIQTLPDKYDTVLNESMSLSEGQKQLLTIARAIIKDSPLLILDEATSSVDTRTERIVQAAMDKLTVGRTSFVIAHRLSTIKNADKILVIRDGDVVESGSHDQLLAKNGFYAGLYNSQFEGCDG from the coding sequence ATGAGTGATGAAAGACCTATAAACAACTCCAACCGCGGTCCCGGACGAAACCGTGTAACAGAAAAGCCAAAAGATTTTAAAGGAACATGGGTCAAACTGATCAGGTATGGTAAGAATTTCCTTCCGCTCATTATCATCGTGATGGCGGTGGTGTGCGTTTCGACTGCATTACAGGTCATATCTCCAATTTACCTCGGAGACATGGCAACAGCGATCAGCGACATCATCAACCTCCACAGTCCGAATTTCCTTAAGCCTTTGGACATGGATTACATAGTGGGCATAGGAATGCTGCTGATATTCATGTTTGCGTTCGTTGCCATGTTCAACTTCACTCAGGGGTGGATACTGGCAACTGTCACTCAAAAGATATCAAAACAGATGAGGACAGATGTCTCGAAGAAGATCAACCGTCTGCCGTTCCGCTTCTTCCATAAGACAAGCTACGGCGATGTCATGAGTTATCTGACAAATGACATCGACACCATCGGAATGACCCTGAACCAGAGCCTTTCTGGACTATTCACATCGGTAGCGCTGCTTGTCGGTTCGGTGATAGCGATGCTCTTCACCAACTGGATAATGGCCGCTACAGCTATATTGTCAAGCTTGGCCGGGTTTGCGCTGATGGCAGTGATCATAAAAAGGTCTCAAAGATACTTTGCCGCTCAACAGCGCGATCTCGGAAACGTGAACGGCCACGTCGAGGAAGCGTACACAGGCCACACGATAATAAAGGCCTACAACAACAGCAAAGCGTTCAGGCAAAAATTCGAAGATATAAACAACAAGCTTTACGTAAGCGGATGGAAATCCCAATTCTTCTCCGGACTGACGTTCCCTCTGATGTCTTTCGTCGGAAACTTCGGTTATGTGATGGTCAGCATTGTCGGAGCCGTGCTCGTTGTGAATGGCTCGATCCCTTTCGGAACGATCGTAACGTTCATGATATTCGTAAGATTGTTCACACAGCCTCTGGCTCAATTGGCGCAGGCAGTTACTACCCTCCAGAGAACAGCGGCCGCAAGCGAGCGCGTGTTCACCTTCCTTGAAGTAGAAGAGATGGAGGATGAAAGCCAAAAAGTAAAGCGCCTGACCGGTGTGAAAGGACATGTGGAATTCAAGAATGTCAAGTTCGGATATGTTCCAGAAAAGACCGTCATCCATAACTTCTCGGCCGATGTCAAGGCCGGACAGAAGATAGCCATTGTGGGTCCGACAGGCGCGGGAAAGACCACATTGGTCAACCTTCTGATGCGGTTCTATGAGGTAGACGGCGGAGAGATATTGATCGATGGCGTACCTACTTCGGAGGTCCCTCGCGAAGACGTGCATAATCAATTCGGCATGGTCCTGCAGGACACCTGGTTATTTGAAGGCACCATCAAGGAGAACATCATCTATTCGGAAAAGAACATTACAGACGAACAAGTTGAGAATGCCTGCAAGACTGTAGGGCTGGATCACTTCATACAGACCCTCCCCGACAAGTACGACACGGTTCTCAATGAATCAATGAGCCTCTCCGAGGGCCAAAAACAACTGCTGACGATCGCGCGTGCGATCATCAAGGACTCGCCTCTGCTGATATTGGACGAGGCGACGAGTTCGGTCGACACGCGTACCGAACGCATAGTTCAGGCAGCAATGGATAAGTTGACCGTGGGCAGAACTTCATTCGTCATCGCACACAGATTGTCGACGATAAAGAACGCCGACAAGATCCTGGTTATAAGGGATGGGGATGTCGTCGAAAGCGGCAGTCACGATCAGCTGCTTGCAAAGAACGGCTTCTATGCCGGACTTTACAACAGCCAATTCGAAGGATGCGACGGATAA
- a CDS encoding MarR family winged helix-turn-helix transcriptional regulator: MNYDDLTTEFIRNMQLIRKATHKGRIPDSIQGETFVLIFIKERHGKIIPSDISDAIGVSSARVATALNSLENKGLITRRIDSDDRRKIIVELTPEGMKLAEERKKAHTERIGAMLALLGEEDSAELVRIVGRLSDIISKDSTLCDR, translated from the coding sequence ACGGAATTCATACGCAATATGCAACTGATCCGGAAGGCGACCCATAAAGGGCGCATTCCGGACAGCATCCAAGGCGAGACGTTCGTTCTTATTTTCATAAAAGAAAGACATGGTAAGATCATTCCCAGTGACATCAGTGATGCTATCGGTGTCAGCTCTGCGCGTGTCGCGACCGCATTGAACAGCCTTGAGAATAAAGGACTCATCACTCGGAGGATCGACAGCGACGACAGACGCAAGATCATCGTGGAATTGACCCCGGAAGGCATGAAGCTTGCGGAAGAACGCAAAAAGGCGCACACTGAGAGGATCGGAGCAATGCTTGCGCTGCTGGGAGAGGAGGACTCGGCAGAGCTCGTAAGGATCGTCGGCAGATTGTCGGATATCATTTCAAAAGATTCGACGCTTTGCGACAGATGA
- the rpl18a gene encoding 50S ribosomal protein L18Ae — MKAFRVTGTYADPRKRQSFSIEVSAENEDACREKTLSTLGSKHRLKRWEIDITEIVELSPDQVTNHVVKYDIEA; from the coding sequence ATGAAAGCATTCCGCGTAACAGGCACATATGCTGACCCCAGGAAGAGACAGTCTTTCTCCATCGAGGTCTCCGCTGAGAATGAGGATGCATGCAGGGAGAAGACACTGTCCACTCTCGGCAGCAAACACAGACTCAAGAGATGGGAGATCGACATCACAGAGATCGTCGAACTCTCTCCCGATCAGGTCACGAACCACGTTGTAAAATACGATATCGAGGCATAA
- a CDS encoding thiolase family protein yields MEEVVILSAARTAIGKYGKSLKGIKVTELGATTLIEAIKRAKLSPADIEECIMGNVVSTGVGQNPARQAAVAAGMPVEIGSYTVNDVCGSGLKSVMNAADAIKAGEYNVIAAGGMESMSNVPYHVDNMRWGAVMGDQTMVDTMIHDGLWDIFSNQHMGITAEIVAERFGITRQDADKLSFDSNKNAAAAIASGKFKKEIVPYVIRSKKGDTVFDTDEGVRADTTMEALAKLRPAFKEGGMVTAGNSSQLSDGAAAVIVASRSWADERGLKPLASVVAYGERGVKPEFVMEAPIPTTEHVLKRAGMKMDDIDLFEHNEAFATASCAVKKALNVPDEIFNVNGGAVALGHPIGCSGSRILTSLIYELKQRHKETGLCTLCLGGGNAVTMIIRRE; encoded by the coding sequence ATGGAAGAAGTTGTAATACTCAGCGCAGCAAGGACTGCGATAGGAAAATATGGTAAATCGCTCAAAGGCATAAAGGTAACAGAACTCGGAGCGACAACCCTCATCGAGGCTATAAAAAGGGCGAAGCTGAGTCCCGCAGACATTGAAGAGTGCATAATGGGAAACGTTGTTTCAACAGGGGTCGGGCAGAATCCCGCAAGGCAGGCCGCCGTCGCAGCGGGGATGCCGGTAGAGATCGGTTCGTATACCGTTAACGATGTGTGCGGTTCGGGCCTTAAATCGGTGATGAATGCAGCAGACGCCATCAAAGCCGGCGAATACAATGTTATCGCCGCAGGCGGAATGGAAAGCATGAGCAATGTTCCGTACCATGTCGATAATATGAGGTGGGGGGCCGTGATGGGCGACCAGACAATGGTCGATACCATGATCCACGACGGCCTATGGGATATTTTCAGTAACCAACACATGGGGATCACTGCGGAGATCGTCGCAGAAAGATTTGGTATCACAAGGCAGGATGCCGACAAACTGTCGTTCGACAGCAACAAAAATGCCGCAGCCGCGATCGCTTCAGGCAAATTCAAAAAAGAGATCGTCCCATATGTAATAAGATCCAAGAAGGGCGACACAGTGTTCGATACCGACGAAGGAGTGAGGGCAGACACAACAATGGAGGCTCTTGCCAAGCTGAGGCCGGCGTTCAAAGAAGGCGGAATGGTCACCGCCGGCAACTCTTCCCAGTTGAGCGACGGGGCAGCGGCAGTTATCGTAGCTTCCAGATCTTGGGCGGACGAACGCGGCCTCAAACCGCTGGCAAGCGTAGTGGCATACGGCGAGAGGGGGGTTAAGCCGGAATTTGTTATGGAGGCCCCTATTCCCACTACAGAGCACGTCCTCAAGAGGGCCGGGATGAAGATGGACGACATTGACCTGTTCGAACACAACGAAGCCTTTGCGACAGCGTCCTGCGCCGTCAAGAAAGCACTCAATGTGCCAGATGAGATATTCAATGTGAACGGGGGGGCTGTCGCGCTCGGCCATCCGATAGGATGCTCGGGATCGCGCATCCTGACATCCCTGATATATGAGCTTAAACAACGGCATAAAGAGACAGGACTCTGTACGCTGTGCCTCGGCGGCGGGAACGCCGTGACAATGATCATACGCAGAGAATGA
- the pfdA gene encoding prefoldin subunit alpha, giving the protein MEDDELRQAMAVLEAYSAQLEALNRQARLLQVSLEDTTRAKEAFKALVDAKEGDDLLIPVGASSFVHAKATGNKKAIVGIGNRLSTEKDLDEAITFMENLVSDLSKSLREVVGAISEIERTAAELTAAVQNEYRYREQSVQ; this is encoded by the coding sequence ATGGAAGATGATGAGCTTCGTCAGGCGATGGCGGTCTTAGAGGCATACAGCGCCCAGCTAGAGGCTCTTAACAGGCAGGCCAGACTGCTTCAGGTCTCTCTTGAGGATACTACAAGAGCAAAAGAGGCGTTCAAAGCACTGGTCGATGCAAAAGAAGGGGATGACCTTCTGATCCCCGTCGGTGCATCCTCATTCGTTCACGCAAAGGCCACCGGCAACAAGAAGGCGATCGTGGGCATCGGCAACAGGCTATCCACAGAAAAAGATCTTGATGAAGCCATAACTTTCATGGAGAATCTGGTGAGCGACCTCTCAAAGTCTTTAAGAGAAGTTGTCGGCGCCATCAGCGAGATAGAGAGAACGGCCGCTGAACTGACGGCCGCCGTCCAGAACGAATATAGATACAGAGAGCAATCTGTACAGTGA